From the genome of Methanobrevibacter arboriphilus JCM 13429 = DSM 1125, one region includes:
- a CDS encoding symporter small accessory protein — translation MILGIPDPWVLSGYLLVILSTLLCVVYGIINWNKGDDENYSEE, via the coding sequence ATGATTTTAGGAATACCTGATCCATGGGTTTTAAGTGGTTATTTGCTTGTAATACTATCCACACTTTTATGTGTGGTTTATGGTATTATAAATTGGAATAAAGGAGATGATGAAAACTATTCTGAAGAGTAG
- a CDS encoding PRC-barrel domain-containing protein, whose product MKIIENIIGKEVVNTDAVLIGKVSDVEFNDVTKEVESLILKKGGISETLNISKSEDIIPYDMISKIGDKILLKDVFDVFD is encoded by the coding sequence ATGAAGATTATCGAAAATATCATTGGAAAAGAAGTTGTTAATACTGACGCTGTATTAATAGGTAAAGTATCCGATGTTGAATTTAATGATGTTACAAAAGAAGTAGAATCTTTAATTTTAAAAAAAGGCGGAATATCAGAAACTTTGAATATTTCTAAAAGTGAAGATATAATTCCTTATGATATGATAAGTAAAATAGGGGATAAAATCCTTCTAAAAGATGTTTTTGATGTTTTTGATTAA
- the pyrE gene encoding orotate phosphoribosyltransferase translates to MASKEYLISILKDNNVFKTGDFVLSSGKKSNYYIDMKKAITEPNILKTIAELIDQAINSEKIDKVAGPALGAVPIATALSLKSEIPLLMIRKEKKGYGTSKLIEGELNEGDNVVVVEDVTTTGGSLLKAIKAIQENGGIVKKAFVVVDREEGAISSLKDEGILVEPLISVNEFF, encoded by the coding sequence ATGGCTTCAAAAGAATATTTAATTAGTATTTTAAAAGATAATAATGTTTTTAAAACAGGAGATTTTGTACTTTCGTCTGGAAAGAAAAGTAATTATTATATTGATATGAAAAAAGCTATAACAGAACCTAATATTTTGAAAACTATAGCTGAACTTATAGATCAAGCTATTAATAGTGAAAAGATTGATAAAGTTGCAGGACCTGCTTTGGGAGCGGTTCCAATAGCTACAGCACTTTCATTGAAGTCTGAAATTCCTCTTTTGATGATAAGGAAAGAAAAAAAGGGTTATGGGACTTCAAAACTTATTGAAGGAGAATTAAATGAGGGCGATAATGTGGTTGTGGTTGAAGATGTGACAACAACAGGAGGCTCTCTACTTAAAGCTATAAAAGCTATTCAAGAAAATGGCGGAATCGTAAAAAAAGCTTTTGTTGTTGTTGATAGGGAAGAAGGAGCTATTTCTTCATTAAAAGATGAAGGGATTTTAGTTGAACCTTTGATATCAGTTAATGAATTTTTTTAG
- a CDS encoding MogA/MoaB family molybdenum cofactor biosynthesis protein produces MKSETMEEHKKKSPIEVNCGIITLSDTKYKDKQSGANTDISGKIIIEELKKKYNVKSYEIIPDEKKQLLNMIEKMKTENIDVILTTGGTGIGSRDITIETVKPLFEKKINGFGEIFRLKSYEKLGSGAMLSRAVAGTYGKTIIFSMPGSPNAVKLGISLIIDELGHLKKHLNE; encoded by the coding sequence ATGAAAAGTGAAACAATGGAAGAACATAAAAAAAAATCACCAATTGAAGTGAATTGTGGGATTATAACCCTCAGTGATACAAAATATAAGGATAAACAAAGCGGTGCAAATACTGATATCTCAGGAAAAATAATAATTGAAGAATTAAAAAAAAAATATAATGTTAAATCCTATGAAATAATTCCTGATGAAAAAAAACAATTATTAAACATGATTGAAAAAATGAAAACTGAAAATATTGATGTTATACTTACAACTGGAGGTACAGGGATTGGAAGTAGAGACATAACAATTGAAACTGTAAAACCTCTTTTTGAAAAAAAAATAAATGGTTTTGGAGAGATATTCAGATTAAAAAGCTATGAAAAATTAGGTTCAGGAGCTATGTTATCACGAGCAGTAGCAGGAACTTATGGAAAAACTATTATATTTTCAATGCCAGGATCTCCAAATGCAGTGAAATTAGGAATATCTTTAATTATTGATGAATTAGGACACTTAAAAAAGCATTTAAATGAATAA
- a CDS encoding ribonuclease VapC, giving the protein MDKMDKNIYYILDASAFIGGFELKDSLNFTISEISEEVKDLKSKMIFDQAIEDNILFIVEPDDLSINELNNVISYSGDTLRLSNVDKKLLALAIDFSNQGKKIKVVTDDYSIQNVLKIINIPYRSVLTEGIKGIYNWKKTCQGCRKEYPDNYDDEVCEICGSKIFKRRIKLD; this is encoded by the coding sequence ATGGATAAAATGGATAAAAATATTTATTATATTTTAGATGCTTCTGCTTTTATTGGAGGTTTTGAATTAAAAGATTCTTTAAACTTTACTATATCTGAAATAAGTGAGGAAGTTAAAGACTTAAAATCTAAAATGATTTTTGATCAAGCTATAGAAGATAATATTCTATTTATTGTTGAACCTGATGATTTAAGTATCAATGAGCTCAATAATGTTATTTCTTATTCTGGAGATACTTTAAGACTTTCAAATGTAGATAAAAAACTTTTAGCATTAGCTATCGATTTTTCAAATCAAGGAAAAAAAATAAAAGTTGTTACAGACGATTATTCCATTCAAAATGTTCTTAAGATTATAAATATTCCTTATAGGAGTGTATTAACTGAAGGAATTAAAGGAATATATAATTGGAAGAAAACTTGTCAAGGATGTAGGAAAGAATATCCTGATAATTATGATGATGAAGTTTGTGAGATTTGTGGATCAAAAATCTTTAAAAGAAGGATAAAACTAGATTAG